TGCTCGGGTACGCGCCGAAGGTCCCGATCGAGGAGGGGCTCGCCCGGTACGTCGCGTGGCGCCGGGCCGGCGCGGCGTGAGGAAAGTCTTTTCGGAGAATGCGATGAACATCTGCATGGTGGGGACCGGCTACGTCGGGCTCGTGACGGGCACGTGCCTCGCCGATTTCGGGATGAACGTGGTTTGCGTCGACGTCGACGAAGCCAAGATCCAGGCGCTCCGGAACGGGCAGATCCCGATCTACGAGCCGGGCCTCGAGGAGCTCGTCGCGAAGAACGAGCGAGCCGGCCGACTCTCCTTCTCGACGGACTTGAAGAGCGCCGTCGAGAACGCGCTCGCGATCTTCATCGCGGTCGGAACCCCCCCGCTCCCGGACGGCTCCGCCGACCTTTCGTACGTCCGCCAGGTCGCCGAGTCGATCGCGGACCACGCCAACGGCTACAAGATCGTCGTGACGAAATCCACCGTTCCGACCGGCACCGGGAAGATGATCGAGGAGATCCTGAAGGGGCGCAACGGAAAGCACGAGTTCTCGGTCGTCTCGAACCCCGAGTTCCTCCGCGAGGGCTCCGCCGTCGCCGATTTCCTCCGGCCGGACCGCGTCGTCATCGGAACGCGGGACGAGCGGCCGGTCGCGATCATGAAGGAGATCTATTCCCCGCTCTATCTCCTCGAGACGCCGATCATCGTGACCGACGTCGAGTCGGCGGAGATGATCAAGTACGCGTCGAACGGGTTTCTCTCCGTGAAGATCTCCTTCATCAACGAGGTCGCGTCCCTGTGCGAGCTCGTCGGCGCCGACGTCCACGCCGTCGCCCGCGGAATGGGGCTCGACAAGAGGATCGGGCCGAAGTTCCTGCATCCGGGGCCGGGGTTCGGAGGCTCCTGCTTCCCGAAGGACACCCAGGCGGTCGCGGACCTCGCGCGCAAGTACGGCGCGCGCTTCGAGATCATCGAGGCCGCGATCGCCGCCAACGAGAAGACGAAGGCGAGGATGATCGAGAAGATCGAGGCCGCGGCCGGCCCGCTCGCCGGCAAGACCGTGGGCGTCCTCGGAATCTCCTTCAAGCCCGCGACCGACGACATCCGGGAGTCGGCGTCTCTTCGCATCATCCGCGACCTCCAGCAGCGGGGCGCGTCGGTGCGCGCGTTCGACCCCGCGGCGATGGAGAACGCGAGGAAGGCCCTCGACGACGTCTGCTACGGCCGGGACGCGTACGACTGCGCCGCCGGTTGCGACGCCCTCGTCCTGGCGACGGAGTGGAACGAATTCCGCGCGCTCGATTTCGGCAAACTCGAGAAGGTGATGAAAGGGCGGGTCCTCGTCGACCTCCGTAACGTCTACGAGCCGGAAGAAGTGCGGGAGCTGGGGTGGACGTATGCGGGAGTCGGTAGAGGTTAGCGCGGACCCGACGCACCTGATCCCTGAACGGAATCGCCGATACGGGTGGAGACGTCTCATCGCCTCGAACTCACTGGTGAGCGGCCGCCATTGCGCTTTTTGCTATTCTCCGGGGCGACCCGCGATCCGGCGGATGGCAAACGGAAAGGACATCGCATGCGCGTTCTCGTCACGGGCGGAGCCGGCTTCCTCGGGAGCCATCTCTGCGACCGTCTCCTGGCCGAAGGTCACGACGTCATCGCGATGGACAACCTCATCACGGGAAACACGCGGAACATCGCCCACCTGATCGGCCGGCCGAGCTTCACCTTCATCCACCACGACGTGACGAACTACATCTACGTCGACGCCTCGCTCGACGCGGTCCTGCATTTCGCGTCCCCCGCGTCGCCCATCGACTACCTGTTGCTCCCGATCCAGACGATGAAGGTCGGCGCGCTCGGCACCCACAAGGCGCTCGGGCTCGCCAAGGAGAAGCGGGCGCGGTTTCTGCTCGCGTCGACGTCGGAGGTCTACGGGGATCCGCTCGTCCATCCCCAGCCCGAGTCGTACTGGGGAAACGTCAACCCGATCGGCCCGCGCGGCGTGTATGACGAGGCAAAGCGCTTCGCCGAGGCTCTCACGATGGCGTACCGCCGGAGCCACGGCGTCGAGACGCGCATCGTGCGGATCTTCAACACGTACGGCCCGCGCATGCGGCCGAAGGACGGCCGTGTCGTACCGGCGCTGATCGGCCAGGCGATCGCGGGCGAGCCGATGACGGTCTTCGGCGACGGGTCGCAGACGCGCTCCTTCTGCTACGTCGACGACCTGATCGACGGCATCTACCGGCTCCTGATGTCCGACGAGCCCGAGCCGACCAACATCGGGAACCCCGCCGAGATGACGGTGCTGGAGTTCGCGAAGGTGATCCGGAAGCTCACCGGGACGGCCTCCGAAATCGTCTTCGAGCCCCTCCCGACCGACGATCCGAAGGTTCGGCAGCCGGACATCTCGAAGGCCCGGCGCGTCCTCGGCTGGGCGCCGCGCGTTCCGCTCGAGGAAGGGCTCGTGAAGACGATCGAGTATTTCCGGGAGCTCGCCGCAGAGACTTCGGCGGCGGCCGCGTCGCGCTGAGCGTTCAGGAAATCCGCTTCTCTTCGACCCGCACGGCGTAACAGTCGCCGCGGATCCTCCCCAGCCGGATTTCCAGGCGCCCCGCCGCGGGCCTGAGCTTACTCTTGCCTGACTATATCGACCGAGATCTCCACCGCCGGAATCGTTCCTCTGTTCTCGAGCCAGTGTGTGGTGTTCCTATCCTCGGGCCAGCCGACTCCCGGACCGTAGTCCGTAGCGACTCCATTTCGATGGTCAGTGATCGTTCCTTGCAGTATGAAGACGGTGCCCGGTCTGTCTTTATGGTCGTGAAGCGGGCCGACGACGCCTCCCGGCTCGATGGTCACCATCCGCATTCGAAGTTTGCGCCCGGCCATGCCCTCGATCTCAGGGCCGAGGT
This DNA window, taken from Thermoanaerobaculia bacterium, encodes the following:
- a CDS encoding UDP-glucose/GDP-mannose dehydrogenase family protein, which produces MNICMVGTGYVGLVTGTCLADFGMNVVCVDVDEAKIQALRNGQIPIYEPGLEELVAKNERAGRLSFSTDLKSAVENALAIFIAVGTPPLPDGSADLSYVRQVAESIADHANGYKIVVTKSTVPTGTGKMIEEILKGRNGKHEFSVVSNPEFLREGSAVADFLRPDRVVIGTRDERPVAIMKEIYSPLYLLETPIIVTDVESAEMIKYASNGFLSVKISFINEVASLCELVGADVHAVARGMGLDKRIGPKFLHPGPGFGGSCFPKDTQAVADLARKYGARFEIIEAAIAANEKTKARMIEKIEAAAGPLAGKTVGVLGISFKPATDDIRESASLRIIRDLQQRGASVRAFDPAAMENARKALDDVCYGRDAYDCAAGCDALVLATEWNEFRALDFGKLEKVMKGRVLVDLRNVYEPEEVRELGWTYAGVGRG
- a CDS encoding UDP-glucuronic acid decarboxylase family protein translates to MRVLVTGGAGFLGSHLCDRLLAEGHDVIAMDNLITGNTRNIAHLIGRPSFTFIHHDVTNYIYVDASLDAVLHFASPASPIDYLLLPIQTMKVGALGTHKALGLAKEKRARFLLASTSEVYGDPLVHPQPESYWGNVNPIGPRGVYDEAKRFAEALTMAYRRSHGVETRIVRIFNTYGPRMRPKDGRVVPALIGQAIAGEPMTVFGDGSQTRSFCYVDDLIDGIYRLLMSDEPEPTNIGNPAEMTVLEFAKVIRKLTGTASEIVFEPLPTDDPKVRQPDISKARRVLGWAPRVPLEEGLVKTIEYFRELAAETSAAAASR
- a CDS encoding cupin domain-containing protein, which gives rise to MSNEQVAPETKGVTVKLLATVDLGPEIEGMAGRKLRMRMVTIEPGGVVGPLHDHKDRPGTVFILQGTITDHRNGVATDYGPGVGWPEDRNTTHWLENRGTIPAVEISVDIVRQE